The following are encoded in a window of Solidesulfovibrio magneticus RS-1 genomic DNA:
- a CDS encoding ABC transporter ATP-binding protein translates to MDAILTVDGVSKRFGGLMALSDVSFTVERGAITGLIGPNGAGKTTMFNCVAGIYTPTDGRILFAGGEGEPQNVAGRKPERMTALGVARTFQNIRLFSALTVLDNVRIARHCRTSANFFGSVLRTRSQRAEERAIIDAAMENLDFVGLGETALSPAASLSYGDQRRLEIARALATDPKLILLDEPAAGMNPRETEALVDLIHAILGRGVTVVLIEHDMKLVMRICKRLVVLDHGVKIADGSPQEVRANPDVIEAYLGKGAAHA, encoded by the coding sequence ATGGATGCGATACTTACCGTAGACGGAGTCAGCAAACGCTTCGGGGGCCTTATGGCCCTAAGCGACGTGTCGTTTACCGTGGAGCGGGGGGCCATCACCGGCCTCATTGGCCCCAACGGCGCGGGCAAAACCACGATGTTCAACTGCGTGGCCGGCATTTATACACCCACCGACGGCCGCATTCTGTTTGCCGGCGGGGAAGGGGAGCCCCAAAACGTCGCCGGCCGCAAACCCGAGCGCATGACCGCCCTGGGCGTGGCCCGGACCTTTCAAAACATCCGGCTTTTTTCGGCGCTGACCGTGCTCGACAACGTGCGCATCGCCCGCCACTGCCGCACCTCGGCCAACTTCTTCGGCTCGGTGCTGCGCACCCGCTCCCAGCGGGCCGAGGAACGGGCCATCATCGACGCGGCCATGGAAAACCTCGATTTCGTGGGGCTTGGCGAGACGGCCCTGTCCCCGGCGGCCAGCCTGTCCTACGGCGACCAGCGCCGGCTGGAGATCGCCCGGGCCCTGGCCACCGACCCCAAGCTCATCCTGCTCGATGAACCGGCCGCCGGCATGAATCCCAGGGAAACCGAGGCCCTGGTCGATCTCATCCACGCCATTCTGGGCCGGGGCGTCACCGTCGTGCTCATCGAGCACGACATGAAGCTCGTCATGCGCATCTGCAAGCGCCTGGTGGTCCTGGACCACGGCGTCAAGATCGCCGACGGCTCGCCCCAGGAAGTGCGGGCCAACCCCGACGTCATCGAAGCCTACCTCGGCAAAGGGGCGGCCCATGCTTGA
- a CDS encoding branched-chain amino acid ABC transporter permease: MRGAAQSLKYLLLAAALAYPLMPFRDVYVLHVLVLIMVYMVLAMGLNILPGFCGLLDLGFVGFYGIGAYTAGLLTIHYNMSFWLIVPLAVLNGALFGVLLGAPTLRLVGDYFAIVTFGFSELVVLFLTNEIWLTRGPLGIPGIAPISLDVTWLATLLGVDERWRYAFRGEVPYYYLAMVMVGLVFVVMTRVEDSRLGRAWLAIREDPMAAASCGVNLFAYKVIAFAVSTGIGALAGAFLARWTLFISPDMFKFWESFLVLCMVVLGGLGNIRGALVGSTILIALGEVLRVALPKLGLPAETRFLAYGLIMVVIMRFRPHGLFTQVAESTMQSSLIKDLRARIAARRTA; encoded by the coding sequence ATGCGCGGCGCGGCACAATCACTCAAATACCTGCTTCTGGCGGCGGCTCTGGCCTATCCGCTGATGCCTTTCCGGGACGTTTACGTCCTGCACGTCCTGGTCCTCATCATGGTCTACATGGTGCTGGCCATGGGGCTCAACATCCTGCCCGGCTTTTGCGGCCTGCTCGACCTCGGATTCGTGGGATTCTATGGCATCGGGGCCTATACGGCCGGGCTTCTCACCATCCACTACAACATGTCGTTTTGGCTGATCGTCCCTCTGGCGGTCTTAAACGGCGCGCTTTTTGGGGTGCTTTTGGGCGCGCCCACCTTGCGGCTGGTCGGCGACTATTTCGCCATCGTCACCTTCGGGTTTTCCGAACTCGTGGTGCTTTTCCTCACCAACGAGATCTGGCTGACCCGTGGCCCCTTGGGCATTCCCGGCATCGCCCCCATTTCCCTCGACGTCACTTGGCTGGCGACCCTGCTTGGCGTGGACGAGCGGTGGCGCTACGCCTTTCGCGGCGAGGTCCCGTACTACTATCTGGCCATGGTCATGGTGGGACTCGTCTTTGTGGTCATGACCCGGGTGGAGGATTCGCGCCTGGGCCGGGCCTGGCTGGCCATTCGCGAGGACCCCATGGCCGCCGCTTCCTGCGGGGTCAACCTCTTCGCCTACAAGGTCATCGCCTTTGCCGTGTCCACCGGCATCGGGGCCTTGGCCGGCGCGTTTTTGGCCCGGTGGACCCTTTTCATCTCGCCGGACATGTTCAAGTTCTGGGAATCCTTCCTGGTCCTGTGCATGGTCGTGCTGGGGGGCCTGGGCAACATTCGGGGCGCGCTGGTCGGTTCGACCATCCTCATCGCCCTGGGCGAAGTGTTGCGGGTGGCCCTGCCCAAACTCGGGCTGCCGGCCGAAACCCGGTTTCTGGCCTACGGCCTCATCATGGTGGTCATCATGCGCTTTCGCCCCCACGGCCTTTTCACCCAGGTGGCGGAATCGACCATGCAAAGCAGTCTGATAAAGGACTTGCGCGCCAGGATCGCGGCGCGCCGGACGGCGTAA
- a CDS encoding branched-chain amino acid ABC transporter permease, with amino-acid sequence MLEQQLVNGFTLGLIYALIAVGYTMVYGVIELINFAHGEIYMLGAFLTLSFISMGLPLPLAVLLAMLAAAAIGVLLDIIAYRPLREAPRLAALITAIGMSIFLQNLAMIIWGSRPMPFPKQALPAFFSEPALTFSDVTISWMQVIIYAVALLLMVGLNLIITRTRVGTAMRALAQNQTAASLMGINVNRVISFTFALGSAMGAMAGIMVSMYYNTMYPTMGYLAGVKAFAAAVLGGIGSVPGAMLGGVVLGIAETLGAGYVSSPYRDGVAYAVMILVIIFRPSGLLGRAVTEKA; translated from the coding sequence TTGCTCGAACAACAGCTCGTCAACGGGTTCACCCTGGGTCTCATCTATGCGCTCATCGCCGTGGGCTACACCATGGTCTACGGCGTCATTGAGCTGATCAATTTCGCCCACGGCGAAATTTACATGCTCGGGGCTTTCCTTACCCTGTCGTTTATTTCCATGGGACTGCCGCTGCCCCTGGCCGTGCTTTTGGCCATGCTGGCCGCCGCCGCCATCGGCGTGCTGCTGGACATCATCGCCTACCGCCCCCTGCGGGAGGCCCCGCGTCTGGCCGCGCTCATCACCGCCATCGGCATGTCCATCTTTCTGCAAAATCTGGCCATGATCATCTGGGGCAGCCGGCCCATGCCCTTTCCCAAGCAGGCCCTGCCCGCCTTTTTCAGCGAACCGGCCCTGACCTTTTCCGACGTCACCATCTCCTGGATGCAGGTCATCATCTACGCCGTGGCGCTGCTGCTCATGGTCGGCCTCAACCTCATCATCACCCGCACTCGGGTCGGCACGGCCATGCGCGCCCTGGCCCAGAACCAGACAGCCGCCTCGCTCATGGGCATCAACGTCAACCGGGTCATCTCCTTCACCTTCGCCCTGGGCTCGGCCATGGGGGCCATGGCCGGCATCATGGTGTCCATGTACTACAACACCATGTACCCGACCATGGGCTATCTGGCCGGGGTCAAGGCATTTGCCGCCGCCGTGCTCGGCGGCATCGGCTCGGTGCCCGGGGCCATGCTCGGCGGCGTGGTGCTCGGCATCGCCGAAACCCTGGGCGCGGGCTACGTCTCCTCGCCCTACCGCGACGGCGTCGCCTACGCCGTCATGATCCTGGTCATCATCTTCCGTCCCTCGGGCCTGCTCGGCCGGGCCGTGACGGAAAAAGCCTAG
- a CDS encoding ABC transporter substrate-binding protein: MFGRKTTRAALACALGLTLGLAAAPAHAADTIKIAVPTPLTGSAAGYGENVKAGVDLKLEEINAAGGINGKKLEAVYFDEQCEPREAATVSSSIVNDEAIVAIVGHLCSSAHLAGLPAYVREGIAAITPTATNTTISTKSKDEKGKAWSFRNVYRDDFQGKFLADYSAKVLGLKKVAVFYENNDYGIGLKDAFIKEAKALGLTVVGEEAYKKGDQDYTPQLTKLKGAAPEAMFIAGYYPEGALIADQAKKIGLNVAKMGADGFDNLDYVKLGGASADNTYLTAPFLVETAGADAKKFIDAFKAKYKRDVDWMSANAYDAAGIMAEAIAKVGADRTKIRDYLAGLDSPEKGYKGVTGVNYFDGNGDCLKPAYVKVVKDGKFVPAEKQMN; this comes from the coding sequence ATGTTTGGCAGAAAAACGACCCGGGCCGCCCTTGCCTGCGCCCTCGGCCTGACCCTTGGCTTGGCCGCCGCGCCGGCTCATGCCGCCGACACCATCAAGATCGCCGTTCCCACGCCGCTCACCGGCAGCGCCGCCGGCTACGGCGAGAACGTCAAGGCCGGCGTGGACCTCAAGCTCGAAGAAATCAACGCCGCCGGCGGGATTAACGGCAAGAAGCTCGAGGCCGTCTACTTCGACGAGCAGTGCGAGCCCCGCGAGGCCGCCACGGTGTCCTCGTCCATCGTCAACGACGAAGCCATCGTCGCCATCGTCGGCCACCTGTGCTCCTCGGCCCATCTGGCCGGCCTGCCGGCCTACGTGCGCGAAGGCATCGCCGCCATCACGCCCACAGCCACCAACACCACCATTTCCACCAAGAGCAAGGACGAAAAGGGCAAGGCTTGGTCGTTCCGCAACGTTTATCGCGACGACTTCCAGGGCAAGTTCCTGGCCGACTACTCGGCCAAGGTGTTGGGCCTGAAGAAAGTGGCCGTGTTCTACGAGAACAACGACTACGGCATCGGCCTCAAGGACGCCTTCATCAAGGAAGCCAAGGCCCTGGGCCTGACCGTGGTCGGCGAGGAAGCCTACAAGAAGGGCGACCAGGACTACACCCCGCAGCTGACCAAGCTCAAGGGCGCCGCTCCCGAAGCCATGTTCATCGCCGGCTACTATCCCGAAGGCGCACTCATCGCCGACCAGGCCAAGAAGATCGGCCTTAACGTCGCCAAAATGGGTGCCGACGGCTTCGACAACCTCGACTATGTCAAGCTCGGCGGCGCTTCGGCCGACAACACCTACCTGACCGCGCCCTTCCTGGTCGAGACCGCCGGGGCCGACGCCAAGAAGTTCATTGACGCGTTCAAGGCCAAGTACAAGCGCGACGTGGACTGGATGAGCGCCAATGCCTATGACGCCGCCGGCATCATGGCCGAAGCCATCGCCAAGGTCGGCGCCGACCGGACCAAGATCCGCGATTACCTGGCTGGCCTTGATTCCCCGGAAAAGGGCTACAAGGGCGTCACCGGCGTCAACTACTTTGACGGCAACGGCGACTGCCTCAAGCCCGCCTATGTCAAGGTCGTCAAGGACGGCAAGTTCGTCCCGGCCGAAAAGCAGATGAATTAG
- a CDS encoding tetratricopeptide repeat protein: MTTTEHGPNASGRMVLAFMGFCLVIIFAASFIYRLERPTLEVHQKKGGGMGQGMPGGMDQAMNGPMREVMELMQKLQENPDDPGLQMAMAERFMAMGSFDRAKTFLDKVAKVRPDDPDVLNALGVVRYNMQDLDGAKAAFEAILAKDAEDFRARFNLGLLYKYAYKDEAKARQALSAVIASPKTDPETRKTAQEELEAKPGS; this comes from the coding sequence ATGACGACAACTGAACACGGCCCCAACGCCTCGGGCCGCATGGTCCTGGCCTTCATGGGCTTTTGCCTGGTGATCATCTTCGCCGCCTCCTTCATCTACCGCCTGGAGCGGCCGACCCTTGAGGTCCACCAGAAAAAAGGCGGCGGCATGGGGCAGGGGATGCCCGGGGGCATGGACCAAGCCATGAACGGCCCCATGCGTGAGGTCATGGAACTCATGCAGAAGCTTCAGGAAAATCCCGACGATCCTGGTCTGCAAATGGCCATGGCCGAGCGCTTCATGGCCATGGGTTCCTTTGACCGGGCCAAGACCTTTCTCGACAAAGTTGCAAAGGTCCGTCCCGACGACCCTGACGTCTTAAATGCCCTGGGCGTGGTGCGCTACAACATGCAGGATCTCGACGGGGCCAAGGCGGCTTTCGAAGCCATCCTGGCCAAGGACGCCGAGGACTTCCGGGCGCGTTTTAATCTGGGCCTGCTCTACAAATACGCCTACAAGGACGAAGCCAAGGCCAGACAGGCGCTTTCCGCCGTCATTGCTTCGCCCAAAACCGATCCCGAGACGCGGAAAACCGCTCAGGAAGAACTTGAGGCGAAGCCGGGTTCCTAA
- a CDS encoding CcmD family protein — protein MGKEVYLFAANVLVWVGLGCYVAFLATSQQRLKRRLSRLEILNDDN, from the coding sequence ATGGGGAAGGAAGTCTACCTGTTCGCGGCCAACGTCCTGGTCTGGGTTGGTCTCGGCTGCTACGTGGCTTTTCTGGCAACTTCCCAACAGCGTCTCAAACGGCGTCTGTCGCGCCTGGAGATCTTAAATGACGACAACTGA
- a CDS encoding cytochrome c biogenesis protein, whose translation MIRLSALAFAAASIIAQYLIWFHAPVEQSMGVVQKIFYTHMPLAWWSTVSFFVNFVASILYLAKRRDAYSRLAGAAAELGVLFSGLALITGMCWARPIWNVWWTWDPRLTTTLVMWFVYAAYLLLRASDVGGQRQDTVLAVLGVVAFLDVPLVFISARYWRSIHPSVLGSQGGGMEPEMWLAVVANLVAMGLLWLALLAFRTRQLGTGAAVTALMRHGSIRN comes from the coding sequence ATGATCCGCCTGAGTGCCCTGGCCTTCGCGGCCGCCTCGATCATCGCCCAGTACCTGATCTGGTTCCATGCCCCGGTGGAGCAGTCCATGGGCGTGGTGCAAAAGATCTTCTACACCCACATGCCCCTGGCCTGGTGGTCCACGGTGAGCTTTTTCGTCAACTTCGTCGCCTCCATCCTCTATCTGGCCAAACGTCGGGACGCCTATTCCCGGCTGGCCGGCGCGGCGGCGGAACTGGGCGTGCTCTTTTCCGGACTGGCCCTTATTACCGGCATGTGCTGGGCCCGGCCCATCTGGAACGTCTGGTGGACCTGGGACCCCCGGCTTACCACAACGCTGGTCATGTGGTTCGTCTACGCCGCCTATCTGCTGCTGCGGGCCTCGGACGTCGGCGGCCAGCGCCAGGACACGGTCCTGGCCGTCCTTGGCGTGGTGGCCTTTCTTGATGTGCCGCTCGTTTTCATTTCGGCCCGCTACTGGCGCAGCATCCATCCTTCGGTCCTGGGCTCCCAGGGCGGTGGCATGGAACCCGAAATGTGGCTGGCCGTCGTGGCCAACCTCGTGGCCATGGGCCTTCTCTGGTTGGCCTTGCTCGCCTTTCGCACCCGACAACTCGGAACCGGCGCGGCCGTCACGGCCCTTATGCGCCACGGTTCCATAAGGAATTAA
- a CDS encoding heme exporter protein CcmB, whose protein sequence is MLKAALAIARKDLSLALSGAQGLVQTVLLGLLLIFIMSLSREPGELSPPLAAAAVFWLATAFGQVLVFNFLYGLEEAEGARLGLLLSPAPAQAVWLGKALSGWVLLFCCQMVFAPAAVAFLGQTVAGSPLMGLAVVAAVDWGLCALGSLLGALSVGKSSRESLLTVILFPLLVPALLAGIRLLETVISGRGLEAVGAWTGTVVAFDAVFTAAALVLFPFLYTGEE, encoded by the coding sequence ATGCTGAAAGCCGCCCTGGCCATTGCCCGCAAGGACCTGTCCCTGGCCCTGTCCGGGGCTCAGGGGCTGGTCCAGACCGTGCTCTTGGGCTTGCTCCTCATCTTCATCATGAGCCTGTCCCGGGAGCCGGGCGAGCTCTCGCCGCCCTTGGCCGCCGCCGCCGTCTTCTGGCTGGCTACGGCCTTTGGGCAGGTGCTGGTTTTTAATTTCCTCTACGGCCTGGAAGAGGCCGAGGGGGCGCGCCTGGGGCTGCTCTTGTCCCCGGCCCCGGCCCAGGCCGTGTGGCTGGGCAAGGCGCTGTCCGGCTGGGTGTTGCTTTTTTGCTGTCAGATGGTATTCGCCCCTGCGGCGGTCGCCTTTCTTGGCCAGACCGTGGCCGGTTCGCCGCTCATGGGCCTGGCCGTGGTCGCGGCCGTGGACTGGGGGCTGTGCGCCCTGGGATCGCTTTTGGGGGCCTTGTCGGTGGGAAAGTCGTCGCGGGAATCGCTGTTGACCGTGATCCTTTTCCCGCTGCTCGTGCCGGCGCTCCTGGCCGGCATCCGCCTCCTGGAAACTGTCATCTCGGGTCGGGGGCTGGAGGCCGTGGGGGCCTGGACGGGTACGGTGGTCGCCTTTGACGCCGTGTTCACCGCCGCCGCCCTGGTCCTTTTTCCGTTTCTCTATACCGGCGAGGAATAG
- the ccmA gene encoding heme ABC exporter ATP-binding protein CcmA yields MAEALVRLRRVCRFYGERAVLKNIDLELVPGQVMLVVGPNGAGKSTLLRLVAGLLPPSEGEVETELPPGGIGYLGHKTLIYPKLTARANLAFWQSMFGQPRDDDAVTAVLARVGLAGFADEEAGVFSRGMSQRLSLARVFLTAPRLLLLDEPASGLDPASAVWLRREIRAVADAGASVAWVSHNIAADLAACDRVVRIDGHRVAYDGPAAGFDAAALAGEGVC; encoded by the coding sequence ATGGCCGAAGCCCTTGTCCGCCTGCGCCGGGTGTGCCGTTTTTACGGCGAACGCGCGGTGCTCAAAAACATTGACCTGGAGTTGGTCCCGGGCCAGGTGATGTTGGTGGTCGGTCCTAATGGCGCGGGCAAGTCCACGCTGTTGCGCCTTGTCGCCGGCCTTTTGCCGCCAAGCGAGGGCGAGGTGGAAACCGAGCTGCCGCCCGGCGGCATCGGCTACCTCGGCCACAAGACGCTCATCTACCCCAAGCTCACGGCCCGGGCCAATCTGGCTTTTTGGCAGTCCATGTTCGGCCAGCCCCGCGACGACGACGCCGTCACGGCCGTGCTCGCGCGCGTGGGGCTGGCCGGCTTCGCCGACGAGGAAGCCGGGGTGTTCTCCCGGGGCATGTCCCAGCGCCTGAGCCTGGCCCGGGTGTTTTTGACCGCGCCCAGGCTGTTGCTGCTCGACGAACCGGCCTCGGGCCTGGACCCGGCCTCGGCCGTGTGGCTGCGCCGGGAGATTCGGGCCGTGGCCGACGCCGGGGCTTCGGTGGCCTGGGTGAGCCACAACATCGCCGCCGATCTGGCCGCCTGCGACCGGGTGGTGCGTATTGACGGCCACCGCGTCGCCTACGACGGCCCGGCCGCCGGTTTTGACGCCGCCGCCCTGGCCGGGGAGGGCGTATGCTGA
- a CDS encoding heme lyase CcmF/NrfE family subunit, whose translation MHVTAYFALLAAMIICLAGAVAALFALWRNDYGRLGMIEKGHLLATAGVVLASAILTVALWQRDFSFVYVAEYTDTLLPLFYALTAFWAGQAGSLLFWMLTLALFGVFFAVSPAYRSLSAPTRHAYWLFFLVVEAFFLLLLTGPSNPFLEAVPPVPEGRGLNPLLRNPGMIFHPPLLFMGYAGFAIPACLALAGWLTGERASFAAAARNTAILSWIFLSSGIILGGWWSYMELGWGGYWAWDPVENASLIPWLVSTAFIHTAIVERRTKALAKTNVALAVVTFVSCILGTYLVRSGVVESLHAFGEGGVAGPLLLFMLFTLVVLAAVLLAGAPFFADRVKPLSGLMSVPGFLVILAWLMLALSVVVFLGTLWPVISKLWSANPVGLDAGFYNRVCLPLFALVTALVAFCPLMSWSEGVRDKAGLGLTVGAFVGGGAILYGLGIHLPVALFAGAASIAAMATVAYVFIRQRHARSLAGALGAYSVHLGLALVTLGIAFSGPYQLNQEAVLTPGKTMEIGGFTLTFKDLEFEENKAMAISRAVIDVTRDGKPVGVLTPERRIYTGFEQPFAEVSTIPSLGDEVYATLVSATEKKAASLKISVNPLINWIWIGGTLMCLAPFASLRRLRGKSE comes from the coding sequence ATGCACGTTACGGCGTATTTTGCCTTACTTGCCGCCATGATCATCTGTCTGGCCGGCGCGGTGGCCGCCTTGTTCGCCCTGTGGCGAAACGACTACGGCCGCCTGGGAATGATCGAAAAAGGCCACCTGCTGGCCACGGCCGGCGTGGTCCTGGCCTCGGCCATCCTCACCGTCGCCCTGTGGCAACGCGATTTCTCCTTTGTCTACGTGGCCGAATATACGGACACGCTCTTGCCCCTGTTCTATGCCCTGACCGCCTTCTGGGCCGGCCAGGCCGGGTCGCTGCTGTTCTGGATGCTCACCTTGGCCCTTTTCGGGGTCTTTTTTGCCGTCTCGCCGGCCTACCGCAGCCTGTCCGCGCCCACGCGCCACGCCTACTGGCTTTTTTTCCTCGTCGTCGAAGCCTTCTTCCTGCTCCTTTTAACCGGCCCCTCCAATCCGTTCCTGGAAGCCGTGCCGCCGGTGCCCGAAGGCCGGGGGCTCAATCCGCTGTTGCGCAATCCCGGCATGATCTTCCATCCGCCGCTGCTGTTCATGGGCTACGCCGGCTTCGCCATTCCGGCCTGTCTGGCCCTGGCCGGCTGGCTGACTGGCGAGCGCGCCTCCTTTGCCGCCGCCGCCCGCAACACCGCCATCCTGTCCTGGATTTTCCTTTCCTCCGGCATCATCCTCGGCGGCTGGTGGTCTTACATGGAACTGGGTTGGGGCGGCTACTGGGCCTGGGACCCGGTTGAGAACGCTTCACTGATTCCCTGGCTGGTCAGCACCGCGTTTATCCACACCGCCATTGTCGAGCGCCGCACCAAGGCCCTGGCCAAGACCAACGTGGCCCTGGCCGTGGTGACCTTCGTCAGCTGCATCCTGGGCACCTACCTCGTGCGCAGCGGCGTGGTCGAATCCCTGCACGCCTTCGGCGAAGGCGGCGTGGCCGGGCCGCTGCTCCTTTTTATGCTCTTTACCCTGGTGGTCCTGGCCGCCGTGCTCCTGGCCGGCGCGCCGTTTTTTGCTGACCGGGTCAAGCCCCTGTCCGGCCTCATGAGCGTGCCGGGCTTTCTGGTGATCCTGGCCTGGCTTATGCTCGCCCTTTCCGTTGTGGTGTTTCTGGGCACCCTGTGGCCGGTCATCAGCAAACTGTGGAGCGCCAACCCCGTCGGCCTGGACGCCGGTTTTTACAACCGCGTGTGCCTGCCGCTCTTTGCCCTGGTCACGGCTTTGGTCGCCTTTTGTCCGCTCATGTCCTGGTCCGAGGGCGTGCGCGACAAGGCCGGCCTGGGGCTGACCGTCGGCGCTTTCGTTGGCGGCGGGGCCATTTTGTATGGCCTGGGCATACACCTGCCCGTGGCCCTTTTCGCCGGCGCGGCCTCCATCGCCGCCATGGCCACGGTCGCTTACGTCTTCATCCGCCAACGCCATGCCCGAAGCCTGGCCGGGGCCCTTGGAGCCTACAGCGTCCACCTGGGCCTGGCCCTGGTGACCCTCGGCATTGCCTTTTCCGGCCCCTACCAGCTCAACCAGGAAGCCGTGCTGACTCCGGGCAAGACCATGGAGATCGGCGGCTTCACGTTGACCTTTAAGGATCTGGAGTTTGAGGAAAACAAGGCCATGGCCATCAGCCGGGCCGTTATTGACGTGACTCGCGACGGCAAGCCCGTGGGCGTGCTCACCCCCGAGCGGCGCATCTACACCGGCTTCGAGCAGCCCTTTGCCGAGGTGTCCACCATCCCGAGCCTGGGCGACGAAGTCTACGCCACCCTGGTCAGCGCCACCGAGAAAAAGGCGGCCAGCCTCAAGATCAGCGTCAATCCGCTGATTAACTGGATTTGGATCGGCGGCACGCTCATGTGCCTCGCCCCCTTTGCCAGCCTGCGCCGCCTGCGCGGCAAAAGCGAGTAG
- a CDS encoding cytochrome c maturation protein CcmE, which yields MAKKKNTPMYLVALTLFLGGLGYLLYSGLGENTAYFLNVSEALAMPPKELSKARLFGTVAEEGIDRPADALGVSFTLLDKDQTAKTIRVDFKGVVPDTFKPGVEVIVEGGVNPASGAFAASTLMTKCPSKYQKENRG from the coding sequence ATGGCGAAAAAGAAGAACACTCCCATGTATCTCGTGGCCTTGACCCTGTTTCTCGGGGGCCTGGGCTATCTGCTCTATTCCGGCCTAGGTGAAAACACCGCCTACTTCCTCAATGTCTCCGAAGCGTTGGCCATGCCGCCCAAGGAGCTGTCCAAGGCTCGGCTGTTTGGCACCGTGGCCGAGGAGGGCATTGACCGGCCGGCCGACGCCCTGGGCGTCAGCTTCACGCTTCTGGACAAGGACCAGACCGCCAAGACCATCCGGGTCGATTTCAAGGGCGTGGTGCCCGACACCTTCAAGCCCGGCGTGGAGGTCATCGTGGAAGGTGGCGTCAATCCCGCTTCCGGGGCTTTCGCGGCCAGCACGCTCATGACCAAGTGTCCGTCCAAGTACCAGAAGGAAAACCGAGGCTAA
- a CDS encoding hemolysin family protein, which translates to MLTLALAVGLAVVLSAFCSMSEAALYSVPWSWIERLRKSGRASGEILFALRSNIEKPITAVLTLNTIANTAGAAVAGAAAASVFGSDDLWLFTAIFTVVILIFGEILPKTVGVAYCRPVSAFIARPMKLMILALLPIIWAGGFLARLVSGRRKTPVSSEEDLRAVVSLTRREGIINPLEELSITNILSLDRKTASDAMTPRTVVFSLPAEMTVAETRGQGKGVWPHSRIPVHAADDPENIVGIVYRREVLEALANDQDDKRLTDLAKPVRFVLDTMTLDRVLVKFLESRMHLFVVLDEYGGVSGVITLEDVLEEILGKEIIDETDQVADMRELARTRREALLRQRARDDAMPS; encoded by the coding sequence GTGCTGACCCTGGCTTTGGCCGTCGGTTTGGCCGTCGTGCTGTCGGCGTTTTGCTCCATGAGCGAGGCGGCGCTCTATTCCGTGCCTTGGAGTTGGATTGAGCGGCTGCGTAAAAGCGGCCGGGCATCGGGAGAAATCCTTTTCGCCCTGCGCAGCAACATTGAAAAACCCATTACCGCCGTCCTGACGCTCAACACAATCGCCAATACCGCCGGCGCGGCCGTGGCCGGCGCGGCTGCGGCTTCCGTATTCGGCTCCGACGACCTCTGGCTTTTCACCGCCATATTTACCGTCGTCATTCTCATTTTCGGCGAGATCCTCCCCAAAACCGTGGGCGTGGCCTACTGTCGGCCGGTGTCGGCCTTCATCGCCCGGCCCATGAAACTCATGATCCTGGCCCTTTTGCCTATCATTTGGGCCGGCGGGTTCCTGGCCCGGCTGGTGTCCGGCCGTCGCAAAACCCCAGTGTCCTCGGAAGAGGACCTGCGCGCCGTGGTGAGCCTGACCCGGCGCGAGGGGATTATTAATCCCCTGGAGGAACTCTCCATCACCAACATCCTGTCCCTGGACCGCAAGACCGCCAGCGACGCCATGACTCCGCGCACGGTGGTCTTTTCCCTGCCGGCCGAAATGACCGTGGCCGAGACCCGAGGGCAGGGCAAGGGCGTGTGGCCCCACAGCCGCATCCCGGTCCACGCCGCCGACGACCCGGAAAACATCGTCGGCATCGTCTACCGCCGCGAGGTCCTCGAAGCCCTGGCCAACGACCAGGACGACAAGCGTCTGACCGATCTGGCCAAGCCCGTGCGTTTCGTGCTCGACACCATGACCCTGGACCGGGTGTTGGTAAAATTCCTGGAATCGCGTATGCATCTCTTCGTGGTGCTGGACGAATACGGGGGCGTATCCGGCGTCATCACCTTGGAAGATGTTTTGGAAGAGATCTTGGGGAAGGAAATCATTGACGAAACCGACCAGGTGGCGGACATGCGCGAACTGGCCCGGACCCGACGCGAGGCGCTTTTGCGCCAGCGCGCCCGGGACGACGCGATGCCGTCCTAA